A single window of Actinoallomurus bryophytorum DNA harbors:
- a CDS encoding response regulator, whose product MTTPIKVFLLDDHEVVRRGVAALLEAEPDIEVIGEAGTAAQAVARVPALRPDVAVLDVRLPDGDGITVCRELRSRMPELACLMLTSFTDEEALVDAVMAGASGYVLKQIHGSDLVGAVRTVAAGGSLLDPSSTAQILQRLRERPRKDPLAALTEQERKILDLIGGGLTNRQIGERLFLAEKTVKNYVSSIFTKLDLHRRTQAATLITQLKANESRTLPGE is encoded by the coding sequence ATGACCACCCCCATCAAGGTCTTCCTCCTCGATGACCACGAGGTCGTACGCCGTGGGGTCGCCGCCCTGCTCGAGGCCGAACCCGACATCGAGGTCATCGGCGAGGCCGGCACGGCAGCCCAGGCCGTCGCCCGCGTACCCGCGCTCCGACCCGACGTCGCCGTGCTGGACGTACGCCTCCCCGACGGTGACGGGATCACCGTGTGCCGCGAGCTCCGCTCCCGCATGCCCGAGCTCGCCTGCCTGATGCTCACTTCCTTCACCGACGAGGAGGCACTGGTCGACGCCGTCATGGCCGGCGCATCCGGCTATGTGCTCAAGCAGATCCACGGTTCGGACCTCGTCGGCGCGGTCCGAACCGTCGCGGCCGGGGGGTCACTGCTCGACCCGAGCAGCACCGCGCAGATCTTGCAGCGGCTCCGCGAGCGTCCCCGGAAGGACCCGCTCGCCGCCCTCACCGAACAAGAACGCAAGATCCTCGACCTCATCGGCGGGGGCCTGACCAACCGCCAGATCGGCGAACGCCTCTTCCTCGCCGAGAAAACCGTCAAGAACTACGTCTCCAGCATCTTCACCAAGCTCGACCTCCACCGGCGCACGCAGGCCGCCACCCTCATCACCCAGCTGAAAGCGAACGAGTCGCGTACCCTTCCCGGCGAATAG
- a CDS encoding phosphoketolase family protein, with the protein MQPAEASEGRVMLTDDELGAIDAWWRAANYLSAGQIYLRANPLLRRPLDREDIKPRLLGHWGTSPGLNFCYAHLNRVIAAHDLDMIYVLGPGHGGPAAVANAWLEGTYSEVYPHVSQDAAGMERLFRQFSYPGGIPSHVAPETPGSIHEGGELGYSLAHAYGAAFDNPDLIVACVVGDGEAETGPLATSWHSTKFIDPVGDGAVLPILHLNGYKIANPAVLARIPEEELVALLEGYGHRPILVSGDDPAKMHGLMAAALDEAIEEISEIRRQARHAGATGRPRWPMIVLRTPKGWTGPKEVDGLPVEGTWRAHQVPLAGVRENPAHLAQLEAWLASYRPEELFDTDGRPRTGVLATPPAGDRRMSANPHANGGLLLRDLELPGFRTYAVEVDAPGTTSTEPTRVLGAYLRDVIAANPDSFRITGPDETASNRLSAVFEATDRAWQAETLATDDHLGPHGHVMEVLSEHLCQGWLEGYLLTGRHGLFNSYEAFIHIVDAMFNQHAKWLETTRKIPWRRPVASLNYLLSSHVWRQDHNGFTHQDPGFLDVVMNKKPEIVRVYLPPDANTLLSVADHCLRSRDYVNVIVAGKQPALDWLSMDEAVPHCTRGIGIWDWASTDDGTEPDVVLACAGDITTLETLAAADLLRRHFPDLRVRVINVVDLMRLQPDTEHPHGLPDAEFDALFTTDRPVIFAFHGYPYLIHRLTYRRNGHHNIHVRGYKEEGTTTTPFDMVMLNDLDRFHLVMDVIDRVPGLGSRAAGVRQRMADARLRARAHTREHGEDDPEISGWTWPHGER; encoded by the coding sequence ATGCAGCCGGCTGAAGCCAGTGAGGGACGTGTCATGCTGACCGATGACGAACTCGGTGCGATCGACGCCTGGTGGCGTGCGGCCAACTATCTGTCCGCGGGCCAGATCTACCTGCGCGCCAACCCGCTTCTGCGACGGCCGCTGGACCGCGAGGACATCAAGCCGCGGCTGCTCGGGCACTGGGGGACCTCCCCGGGGCTGAACTTCTGCTACGCGCACCTCAACCGGGTCATCGCGGCGCACGACCTGGACATGATCTACGTACTGGGACCGGGGCACGGCGGCCCGGCGGCGGTCGCCAACGCCTGGCTGGAGGGCACCTACAGCGAGGTCTATCCGCACGTGTCCCAGGACGCGGCCGGGATGGAGCGGTTGTTCCGGCAGTTCTCCTATCCCGGCGGGATCCCGAGCCACGTCGCGCCCGAGACTCCCGGTTCGATCCACGAGGGCGGCGAGCTGGGTTACTCCCTCGCGCACGCCTACGGCGCCGCCTTCGACAACCCGGACCTGATCGTGGCCTGCGTCGTCGGCGACGGCGAGGCCGAGACCGGGCCGCTGGCCACGAGCTGGCACTCCACCAAGTTCATCGACCCCGTTGGCGACGGCGCGGTGCTCCCGATCCTGCATCTGAACGGCTACAAGATCGCCAATCCCGCCGTGCTCGCACGGATCCCGGAGGAGGAGCTGGTCGCGCTGCTGGAGGGGTACGGGCACCGGCCGATCCTCGTCAGCGGCGACGACCCTGCGAAGATGCACGGGTTGATGGCCGCCGCACTGGACGAGGCGATCGAGGAGATCTCCGAGATCCGCCGGCAGGCCCGGCACGCCGGAGCCACCGGGCGGCCGCGCTGGCCGATGATCGTCCTGCGCACGCCCAAGGGCTGGACCGGCCCGAAAGAGGTCGACGGCCTCCCGGTCGAAGGCACCTGGCGCGCCCACCAGGTCCCCCTCGCGGGCGTACGGGAGAACCCGGCGCACCTCGCGCAGCTGGAGGCATGGCTGGCGTCCTACCGGCCGGAGGAACTCTTCGACACCGACGGGCGGCCGCGCACCGGCGTACTCGCCACCCCGCCGGCCGGGGACCGGCGGATGAGCGCCAACCCGCACGCCAACGGCGGCCTGCTCCTACGCGACCTGGAACTGCCCGGCTTCCGCACGTACGCCGTCGAGGTCGACGCGCCCGGCACCACCTCCACCGAGCCGACCCGGGTGCTCGGCGCGTACCTGCGCGACGTCATCGCCGCCAACCCGGACTCCTTCCGCATCACCGGCCCGGACGAGACCGCCTCGAACCGCCTGTCGGCCGTGTTCGAGGCCACCGACCGGGCCTGGCAGGCCGAGACCCTGGCCACCGACGACCACCTCGGCCCGCACGGCCACGTCATGGAGGTGCTGAGCGAGCACCTGTGCCAGGGCTGGCTGGAGGGCTACCTGCTGACCGGGCGGCACGGCCTGTTCAACAGCTACGAGGCGTTCATCCACATCGTCGACGCGATGTTCAACCAGCACGCCAAGTGGCTGGAGACCACCCGCAAGATCCCGTGGCGGCGGCCGGTCGCGTCGCTGAACTACCTGCTGTCCTCGCACGTGTGGCGGCAGGACCACAACGGCTTCACCCACCAGGACCCCGGCTTCCTCGACGTCGTGATGAACAAGAAGCCCGAGATCGTACGGGTCTACCTTCCCCCGGACGCCAACACCCTCCTGTCCGTCGCCGACCACTGCCTGCGCTCCCGCGACTACGTCAACGTCATCGTCGCCGGCAAGCAGCCCGCGCTCGACTGGCTTTCGATGGACGAAGCCGTACCGCACTGCACGCGCGGCATCGGCATCTGGGACTGGGCGAGCACCGACGACGGCACCGAACCCGACGTCGTCCTCGCCTGCGCCGGTGACATCACCACCCTGGAGACCCTCGCCGCCGCCGACCTGCTCCGCCGCCACTTCCCCGACCTTCGCGTCCGTGTCATCAACGTCGTCGACCTGATGCGGCTCCAACCCGACACCGAACACCCCCACGGGCTGCCCGACGCCGAGTTCGACGCCCTGTTCACCACCGACCGCCCGGTCATCTTCGCCTTCCACGGCTACCCGTACCTCATCCATCGGCTCACCTACCGCCGGAACGGCCACCACAACATCCACGTCCGCGGCTACAAAGAAGAAGGCACCACCACCACACCGTTCGACATGGTCATGCTCAACGACCTCGACCGGTTCCACCTCGTGATGGACGTCATCGACCGGGTCCCCGGCCTCGGATCGCGCGCCGCCGGCGTGCGCCAGCGGATGGCCGACGCCCGGCTGCGCGCCCGCGCCCACACACGCGAGCACGGTGAGGACGACCCGGAGATCTCCGGGTGGACGTGGCCGCACGGTGAAAGGTGA
- a CDS encoding antibiotic biosynthesis monooxygenase family protein: MSNEPTRARVVFMVRVPLDRTGAFLEGYEKIRYSVAEGVPGHLLDQVCRSDDDPEQWLITSEWETLAAFEAWESSPDHRELVRPLAQCITERRSLRFLIHKETRRRTPATSPT; the protein is encoded by the coding sequence ATGAGCAACGAACCCACCCGCGCCCGGGTCGTCTTCATGGTCCGGGTGCCGCTCGACCGCACCGGCGCCTTTCTCGAAGGGTACGAGAAGATCCGCTATTCGGTGGCCGAAGGTGTTCCCGGCCACCTCCTCGACCAGGTCTGCCGATCCGACGACGACCCCGAGCAGTGGCTCATCACGAGCGAATGGGAGACGCTCGCGGCCTTCGAGGCCTGGGAGAGCAGCCCGGATCACCGCGAGCTCGTGCGGCCCCTGGCTCAGTGCATCACCGAGCGCCGGTCCCTACGGTTCCTCATCCACAAGGAGACACGGCGCAGGACTCCCGCGACGTCCCCCACCTGA
- a CDS encoding acetate/propionate family kinase, whose translation MRILVVNAGSSSLKLSLLDHDDTLIAQPASLDALRELPTPDAIGHRVVHGGADFTGPVRIDDQVEARIRALTELAPLHQPKSLHGIDLVRAALPGLPEVACFDTAFHTHLPAAAATYALPADWRNKYGLRRYGFHGLSHAYATRRVTETLGRTPRRLIVCHLGAGASLCAVADGRSVDTTMGFTPLEGLVMATRSGSVDPGLLLWLQEREDLSPAELADTLEHRSGLLALAGTADMRDIHDGLALDVYLHRLRAAIGAMAASLGGLDTLVFTGGVGEHAPAVRRRAADGLGFLGIALDPARDDTTDAEITQKGAAVRTFVITAREDLEIATGVRKILTR comes from the coding sequence ATGCGGATCCTCGTGGTCAACGCCGGGTCGAGCAGCCTCAAGCTGAGCCTGCTCGACCACGACGACACCCTCATCGCCCAGCCCGCGTCCCTGGACGCACTGCGTGAACTGCCCACTCCCGACGCCATCGGCCACCGCGTCGTCCACGGCGGCGCGGACTTCACCGGCCCCGTACGCATCGACGACCAGGTCGAGGCGCGGATCCGCGCGCTCACCGAGCTGGCGCCGCTCCACCAGCCCAAGTCCCTGCACGGCATCGACCTCGTACGCGCGGCGCTGCCGGGCCTGCCCGAGGTGGCCTGCTTCGACACCGCCTTCCACACCCACCTCCCCGCGGCCGCCGCCACCTACGCGCTACCGGCGGACTGGCGCAACAAGTACGGACTGCGGAGATACGGATTTCACGGCCTGTCCCACGCCTACGCCACCCGGCGGGTCACCGAAACGCTCGGGCGTACGCCCCGCCGGCTCATCGTCTGCCACCTGGGCGCCGGCGCGTCCCTGTGCGCGGTCGCGGACGGCCGGTCGGTCGACACGACGATGGGCTTCACCCCACTCGAAGGCCTCGTCATGGCCACCCGGTCCGGCAGCGTCGACCCCGGCCTCCTGCTCTGGCTGCAGGAACGCGAGGACCTCTCCCCCGCCGAGCTCGCCGACACCCTCGAACACCGGTCCGGGCTGCTCGCCCTCGCCGGCACCGCCGACATGCGCGACATCCACGACGGCCTCGCCCTCGACGTCTACCTCCACCGGCTGCGCGCGGCCATCGGCGCGATGGCCGCCTCCCTCGGCGGCCTGGACACCCTCGTCTTCACCGGCGGCGTCGGCGAACACGCACCGGCGGTACGCCGCCGGGCCGCCGACGGGCTGGGCTTCCTCGGCATCGCCCTCGACCCGGCCCGCGACGACACCACCGACGCGGAGATCACCCAGAAGGGAGCCGCCGTACGCACGTTCGTCATCACCGCACGCGAAGACCTCGAAATAGCCACCGGCGTACGCAAGATCCTCACCAGGTAG
- a CDS encoding pyridoxamine 5'-phosphate oxidase family protein has translation MKAEKDDPRSISREQSLALAASVPIGRVVYTDQALPAVIPMNFVLDGDEVVIHIESGSTLAAAIPNAVVAFQVDDFDSDTTTGWTVTITGQARLVDGGEERTRLARLPLRPWVPTKNGRFIRIPARHVAGHRLGPARTDTLDEVVAQGQMP, from the coding sequence ATGAAGGCCGAAAAGGATGACCCCCGATCCATCAGCCGTGAGCAGAGCCTGGCCCTTGCGGCATCCGTACCGATCGGCCGGGTCGTGTACACGGACCAGGCCCTGCCGGCCGTCATTCCGATGAATTTCGTCCTCGACGGCGATGAGGTCGTGATCCACATCGAATCGGGCTCGACCCTGGCCGCGGCCATCCCCAACGCCGTGGTGGCCTTCCAGGTGGATGACTTCGACTCCGACACCACGACCGGATGGACCGTCACGATCACCGGGCAGGCCCGGCTCGTCGACGGCGGCGAGGAGCGCACCCGGCTCGCGCGGCTTCCGCTCCGTCCGTGGGTGCCCACCAAGAACGGCCGGTTCATTCGCATCCCGGCCCGGCATGTCGCGGGGCACAGACTGGGCCCGGCGCGTACTGACACGCTGGATGAGGTGGTGGCACAGGGCCAGATGCCGTGA
- a CDS encoding response regulator, with translation MIRVVVADDQSLVRIGLRVLVESEDDIELVGEAGDGRSAVKLVRRTRPDVALLDVRMPETDGLTALREITGDPALAGTKVVILTTFDIDEYVYEALRSGASGFLVKDTEPSELVRAVRVVAQGDALLSPTVTRRLISAYAARPARRKADFPNMAQLTEREREIVALVAEGLSNEEIAQRLVISPATARTHVSHAMIKLQARDRAQLVVFAFQSGLATPADG, from the coding sequence ATGATACGTGTAGTGGTAGCCGACGATCAGAGCCTGGTGCGCATCGGACTACGGGTGCTGGTGGAATCCGAGGACGACATCGAACTGGTCGGCGAGGCCGGCGACGGAAGGTCCGCGGTGAAGCTCGTCCGCCGCACCCGTCCCGACGTAGCGCTGCTCGACGTCCGTATGCCCGAGACCGACGGGCTCACGGCGCTTCGGGAGATCACCGGCGACCCGGCCCTGGCCGGCACCAAAGTCGTCATCTTGACCACCTTCGACATCGACGAGTATGTGTACGAGGCACTGCGCTCCGGGGCCAGCGGGTTCCTGGTCAAGGACACCGAGCCGTCGGAACTGGTCCGCGCCGTACGCGTGGTCGCCCAGGGCGACGCCCTGTTGTCGCCGACGGTCACGCGGCGTCTGATCAGCGCCTACGCCGCACGTCCGGCCCGCCGCAAGGCGGACTTCCCCAACATGGCGCAGCTCACCGAGCGCGAGCGGGAGATCGTCGCTCTCGTGGCCGAGGGGCTGTCCAACGAAGAGATCGCCCAACGTCTCGTCATCAGCCCCGCCACGGCGCGTACACACGTGAGCCACGCCATGATCAAGCTCCAGGCCCGTGACCGTGCCCAGCTCGTGGTCTTCGCCTTCCAGTCCGGCCTGGCCACTCCGGCTGACGGATGA
- a CDS encoding DoxX family membrane protein, with product MAVAEHMPRIRRRSHDTEQAESRTAPPAARYVWALARLSLGSVFAWAFVDKLFGLGHETTTKQAWVHGGHPTMGFLKFSAAGPFKGFYHSIAGAAWADWLFMLGLAAVGTALLLGIGMRFAAIAGTAMLVMMWSVVLPPENHIFMDDHLVYALLIIGLALIGAGNTLGLGRRWDRTRLVQRFPILK from the coding sequence ATGGCAGTCGCCGAACACATGCCCCGAATCCGTCGCCGTTCTCACGACACGGAGCAGGCGGAGTCGCGGACCGCGCCGCCCGCCGCCCGCTATGTGTGGGCGCTCGCCAGGCTCTCCCTGGGCTCCGTGTTCGCGTGGGCGTTCGTGGACAAGCTGTTCGGGCTCGGCCACGAGACCACGACCAAGCAGGCCTGGGTCCACGGCGGGCACCCGACGATGGGGTTCCTGAAGTTCTCCGCGGCCGGTCCGTTCAAAGGCTTCTACCACTCCATCGCGGGCGCCGCCTGGGCCGACTGGCTGTTCATGCTCGGCCTGGCCGCCGTCGGCACGGCGTTGCTGCTCGGCATCGGCATGCGTTTCGCGGCCATCGCGGGCACGGCCATGCTGGTCATGATGTGGAGCGTCGTCCTGCCTCCGGAGAACCACATCTTCATGGACGACCACCTCGTCTACGCGCTGCTGATCATCGGCCTCGCGCTGATCGGTGCCGGAAACACCCTCGGCCTCGGCCGCCGGTGGGACAGGACCCGCCTGGTCCAGCGCTTTCCCATCCTGAAGTGA
- a CDS encoding universal stress protein, with amino-acid sequence MKPHDERSECGSGGISSTPRPIIVEVDGTASGQGAIAWAYREAGRRGARVRVLAGRDPEVPTTLDASMIVVGSASFLEMSDMADGSTAMAMAAHADVPVVVVRPGLPDVGTGSSDGRVVVGVDGTELSEAAVDFAFIEARDHGCGVTLVHAVEHEDERAAAEEMLTSLSAGQTDVRTVVTVADLASRVLIEESAGARLVVVGSRGHGGLGGMLLGSVSQAVVHRAHCPVAVVAIRREGYATRSLSAG; translated from the coding sequence ATGAAGCCGCACGACGAGCGTTCCGAGTGCGGTTCGGGCGGCATCTCGTCCACGCCCCGCCCGATCATCGTGGAGGTCGACGGTACGGCCTCAGGCCAGGGTGCCATCGCCTGGGCGTACAGGGAGGCAGGTCGCCGCGGCGCACGAGTGCGCGTGCTGGCGGGCCGGGACCCCGAGGTCCCCACGACCCTGGACGCCTCAATGATCGTCGTCGGTTCGGCGAGCTTCCTGGAGATGTCCGATATGGCCGACGGATCGACGGCCATGGCGATGGCCGCTCACGCGGACGTGCCGGTCGTGGTCGTCCGTCCCGGACTGCCCGACGTCGGGACAGGCTCTTCGGACGGCCGCGTCGTCGTGGGTGTGGACGGAACCGAACTGTCCGAGGCGGCCGTCGACTTCGCCTTCATCGAGGCGAGAGATCACGGTTGTGGCGTCACCCTGGTCCACGCGGTCGAGCACGAGGACGAACGGGCCGCTGCCGAGGAGATGCTCACCTCGCTGAGCGCCGGGCAGACGGACGTCCGGACCGTCGTCACAGTCGCCGACCTGGCGAGTCGCGTGCTGATCGAGGAGTCCGCGGGAGCGCGGCTCGTCGTGGTCGGCTCACGCGGACACGGTGGTCTGGGCGGCATGCTGCTGGGCTCGGTGAGCCAGGCGGTGGTCCACCGTGCTCACTGCCCGGTGGCCGTCGTGGCTATTCGCCGGGAAGGGTACGCGACTCGTTCGCTTTCAGCTGGGTGA
- a CDS encoding Acg family FMN-binding oxidoreductase encodes MNVAGSTEEEKAARLLLDAVVWAPSVHNTQPWWFGTHGSTVTVHADTDRRLEIADPDGREMLISCGAALYTLRLAVRHLGRHPHVQLSSDPDRPGLIADVAIGRPGQPTGEEERMYDQIRRRRTHRGGFRPEGLPAGLLESLKAQAHDEAVMLRVVADPRARIALAALTEVGEQTHRQNPAYLAEMARWAPRPGSDRADGVHADTYPRDPEHTDPYFAERDFARGQGWGLLGDDQQDATGVVALLTTAADGRGDWLRAGQALQRILLRAADNDVSAAFHTQALEVPELREFIRRRHCDDAYPQMIVRLGFADSEIPGVRRSPADLSRPEP; translated from the coding sequence ATGAACGTCGCAGGCAGTACGGAGGAAGAGAAGGCGGCGCGCCTTCTCCTCGACGCGGTGGTCTGGGCGCCGTCCGTACACAACACGCAGCCGTGGTGGTTCGGTACGCATGGCTCGACGGTCACCGTGCACGCTGACACGGACCGCCGCCTGGAGATCGCCGACCCAGACGGCCGGGAGATGTTGATCAGTTGCGGGGCGGCGCTGTACACCCTTCGCCTCGCCGTCCGTCATCTCGGCCGCCATCCGCACGTTCAGTTGTCGTCCGACCCTGACCGGCCGGGGCTGATCGCCGATGTGGCCATCGGGCGGCCCGGCCAGCCCACCGGTGAGGAAGAGCGGATGTACGACCAGATCCGGCGGCGGCGCACTCACCGGGGTGGCTTCCGTCCCGAAGGCCTGCCGGCCGGACTGCTTGAGTCGTTGAAGGCTCAGGCCCATGACGAGGCCGTGATGCTCCGTGTGGTCGCCGATCCACGCGCGCGGATCGCGCTCGCCGCCCTGACGGAGGTCGGCGAGCAGACGCACCGGCAGAACCCGGCCTATCTCGCGGAGATGGCACGCTGGGCGCCGCGTCCCGGAAGTGACCGGGCCGATGGCGTACATGCGGATACCTATCCCCGGGACCCGGAGCACACCGACCCGTACTTCGCGGAGCGTGACTTCGCACGGGGACAGGGCTGGGGGCTGCTCGGCGATGATCAACAAGATGCCACCGGAGTCGTCGCCCTGCTCACGACCGCTGCCGACGGGCGTGGCGACTGGCTGCGAGCCGGCCAGGCGTTGCAGCGGATCCTGCTGCGCGCCGCCGACAATGACGTGTCGGCCGCGTTCCATACCCAGGCGCTTGAGGTTCCGGAACTGCGGGAGTTCATCCGCAGACGGCACTGCGACGACGCGTACCCCCAGATGATCGTGCGGCTGGGCTTCGCCGACAGCGAGATCCCGGGCGTACGCCGGTCGCCGGCCGACCTGAGCAGGCCAGAACCGTGA
- a CDS encoding GAF domain-containing protein, producing MPPENPPGDDRARPVLPQLQLDDLLAELQSRLATVLTTRDRVRALLEAIVSIGGDLDLETMLRSIIEAATKLVDARYGALGVIGEDDRLTQFITAGVTQEQIDALEHWPHGLGILGLLIKDPRPIRLADLSEHPESYGFPANHPPMRRFLGVPIRVREEVFGNLYLTEKAGGEEFDDDDQNVVSALATAAGVAIENARLYQDARRRERWLEANAEISTALLSGTAPGEVLDLVVRRAREMCDADLATVALADDASEELDVRVADGRYSEVLQRVRVPFDEALAGEVYRTGASRALVDAEEEARKSGIPSRVPLGPALLVPLGVGTSARGVLTVANISGHPAFGDHVQRLLETFAAQAAVALELAERRRDAERLVVLEDRDRIAKDLHDTVIQRLFAIAMTLMSAMKITQKRDVAVRVQRAVDDLDDTIRQVRSTVFALQATGEDEPTLRSRLFGVIDGVTESLGFAPAMRLDGLLDTVVDEATGEHLLAVLREALSNAARHARATRVDVSVVAGADLLLRVADDGVGVPETGRRSGLANMASRAKSLGGVFDMRPGENGGTVLEWRVPLNSDGK from the coding sequence GTGCCCCCTGAGAATCCACCGGGCGATGACCGCGCTCGCCCGGTGCTGCCGCAGCTGCAACTCGATGACCTGCTCGCCGAATTGCAGAGCCGGCTCGCGACGGTGCTGACCACGCGCGACCGGGTGCGCGCGCTGCTCGAGGCGATCGTGTCGATCGGCGGCGACCTGGACCTGGAGACCATGCTGCGGTCGATCATCGAGGCCGCGACCAAGCTCGTCGATGCCAGGTACGGGGCGCTCGGCGTGATCGGGGAGGACGACCGGCTGACGCAGTTCATCACGGCCGGGGTGACCCAGGAGCAGATCGACGCGCTGGAGCACTGGCCGCACGGCCTGGGCATCCTCGGCCTGCTGATCAAGGACCCGCGGCCGATCCGGCTGGCCGACCTGTCCGAGCACCCGGAGTCGTACGGGTTCCCGGCGAACCATCCGCCGATGCGGAGGTTCCTTGGTGTGCCGATCCGGGTGCGGGAGGAGGTGTTCGGCAACCTCTACCTGACCGAGAAGGCGGGCGGTGAGGAGTTCGACGACGACGATCAGAACGTCGTGAGCGCGCTCGCCACCGCCGCGGGTGTCGCGATCGAGAACGCGCGCCTCTACCAGGACGCGAGACGCCGCGAACGCTGGCTGGAGGCCAACGCGGAGATCTCGACGGCGCTCCTGTCCGGCACCGCGCCGGGGGAGGTGCTCGATCTCGTGGTACGGCGGGCACGGGAGATGTGTGACGCCGACCTCGCGACTGTCGCGCTGGCGGACGACGCTTCGGAGGAACTGGACGTCCGGGTCGCCGACGGCCGATACTCCGAGGTGCTCCAGCGCGTTCGAGTGCCGTTCGATGAGGCGCTCGCCGGGGAGGTCTACCGCACGGGGGCGTCACGGGCGCTGGTGGACGCCGAGGAAGAGGCACGTAAGTCCGGGATACCCTCGCGTGTTCCGCTGGGACCGGCTCTGCTGGTGCCGCTCGGTGTGGGTACGTCCGCCCGTGGGGTTCTGACCGTCGCGAACATATCGGGCCATCCGGCGTTCGGCGACCACGTACAGCGGCTGCTGGAGACGTTCGCCGCGCAGGCGGCGGTCGCACTGGAGCTGGCCGAACGCCGTCGGGACGCGGAGCGGCTGGTCGTCCTGGAGGACCGGGACCGGATCGCCAAGGACCTGCACGACACCGTCATCCAGCGGCTTTTCGCGATCGCCATGACGCTGATGAGCGCCATGAAGATCACCCAGAAGCGTGACGTCGCGGTCCGGGTCCAGCGCGCTGTCGACGACCTCGACGACACGATCCGGCAGGTCCGCTCGACCGTCTTCGCGCTGCAGGCGACAGGGGAGGATGAGCCGACGCTGCGGTCACGGCTGTTCGGCGTCATCGACGGTGTCACGGAGAGTCTGGGTTTCGCGCCCGCGATGCGGCTGGACGGGCTGCTGGACACGGTCGTCGACGAGGCCACGGGCGAGCATCTGCTCGCCGTCCTGCGGGAGGCGCTGTCGAACGCCGCACGCCATGCCCGCGCCACACGCGTCGACGTGAGTGTCGTCGCAGGCGCGGATCTGCTGCTGCGCGTCGCCGATGACGGCGTCGGCGTTCCCGAGACGGGACGACGCAGCGGCCTGGCCAACATGGCCTCCCGGGCCAAGAGCCTGGGCGGCGTATTCGACATGCGGCCTGGTGAGAACGGCGGGACGGTCCTCGAATGGCGAGTGCCCCTCAACTCGGATGGGAAGTAA